One region of Osmia lignaria lignaria isolate PbOS001 chromosome 7, iyOsmLign1, whole genome shotgun sequence genomic DNA includes:
- the Cnep1r2 gene encoding CTD nuclear envelope phosphatase 1 regulatory subunit 2 isoform X1: MSLDQTVCEDLKAFERRLTEVIASLQPATLRWRMLLGFISVCTAVGAWHWLTDPNTPAVSFTQSLCNHPFFAIASIILVILFMMGVHRRVIAPSIITQRARSVLGDFNMSCDDTGKLILKPTRPPHPHET; the protein is encoded by the exons atgtcttTAGATCAAACAGTTTGTGAAG ACCTAAAAGCTTTCGAAAGACGTCTTACTGAAGTTATTGCGAGTTTGCAACCAGCTACTTTGCGATGGAGAA tGCTACTGGGTTTTATCTCTGTTTGTACTGCTGTGGGTGCATGGCATTGGTTGACAGATCCAAATACACCTGCTGTATCATTCACACAGAGCTTATGTAACCATCCGTTTTTTGCAATTGCTAGTATTATTTTAG TGATATTATTTATGATGGGAGTTCATAGACGTGTTATAGCACCAAGTATCATAACTCAAAGAGCTAGAAGTGTTCTTGGTGACTTTAATATGAGTTGTGATGATACTGGAAAGCTTATTCTTAAACCAACAAGACCACCACATCCACACGAAACTTAA
- the Cnep1r2 gene encoding CTD nuclear envelope phosphatase 1 regulatory subunit 2 isoform X2: protein MEKYVFIFILLLGFISVCTAVGAWHWLTDPNTPAVSFTQSLCNHPFFAIASIILVILFMMGVHRRVIAPSIITQRARSVLGDFNMSCDDTGKLILKPTRPPHPHET from the exons ATGGAGAAGTACGTTTTTATATTTATCT tGCTACTGGGTTTTATCTCTGTTTGTACTGCTGTGGGTGCATGGCATTGGTTGACAGATCCAAATACACCTGCTGTATCATTCACACAGAGCTTATGTAACCATCCGTTTTTTGCAATTGCTAGTATTATTTTAG TGATATTATTTATGATGGGAGTTCATAGACGTGTTATAGCACCAAGTATCATAACTCAAAGAGCTAGAAGTGTTCTTGGTGACTTTAATATGAGTTGTGATGATACTGGAAAGCTTATTCTTAAACCAACAAGACCACCACATCCACACGAAACTTAA